From the Hordeum vulgare subsp. vulgare chromosome 1H, MorexV3_pseudomolecules_assembly, whole genome shotgun sequence genome, the window atattcggACTCTACACATTTTTTAATTGAATTTcatatactagcaaaaggacccgtgcgttgcaacgagagaaaaacaattataatcttcaaTGGTGCTGattatattatgtctttaaaattttaggacatttcttgaaatgcatgaacattttttgaattagcaaacatttttttcaattgcactaaaaaaataacacacaaactttttttcaaaatcctggacttttattgttttcaccaacattgttctcaaaattatgaacatttttctgaatatgtgaatatttttacaaaaatcatgagcattttttgaattcacaaacattttatattttcttcaaacttttatttcaaaattcccagtttataaattgcaaaagtttttcaaagttctaaattatttaaactaaaagaTGGAAcctaaaaatgaaaataaaaaatgagactaaaaacagaggcatgaACTGTTTtaaagatttttacacggacttttgtttaaaatcgttgactttttttttattttatggacattttctcaaagtttaaacatttttttatatgcaaacatttttcaaaactcctgagtagtttttgaattctcaaaaaaaatatgttttttaaatattttatttcgaaattctcagtttcttaaaattgagaaaagttgttggaagttctaaattatttaaagtagaaaaacaaaatggaactgaaaaggaaaataaaaaaactaaactaaaaaaacaggtgcccacgcatgggccggcccaaatagGTGTGTTGCATCTTTTTTCAACGACCaaggcgtaatataggaggtgcctacatgggccggcccagtccggatattttcctgtttgaaacgttttttatgacttataggtggcattggtgggtaattttagtcaactttaagggcaatttggatgacgtacggaagaagcactatttgctttattagtactagcaaaagggcccgtgcgttgcaacgggagaaaaataacTATAATCTTCAAGGATGCTGATCATATTACGTCCttcaaattttaggacatttcttgaaatgcatgaacattttttgaattagcaaacatttttttcaactgcactcaaaaaataatacacaaacttttttctcaaaatcatggacttttattgttttcaccaacattgttctgaaTATGGGAATACTTTTACAAATAtcccgagcattttttgaattcacaaacattttatgttttctttaAAATTCaatttcaaaattctcagttttataagttgcaaaagtttttcaaaagtcGATATTATTTAAATTTTAAAAGATGAAAcagaaaatgagactaaaaacagaggcacaaactgtttttaagatttttacacggactcttgtttaaaattattgacttttttcattttatagacattttctaaaaatttaaacatttttttgtatatgcaaacatttttcaaaactcctgagtagtttttgaattttcaaaaaaaaaatattttatttcaaaattctcagtttttaaaatttaagaaaagttatttgaaattctaaattatttaaagtagaaaaaaagaactgaaaagtaaaataaaaaaacgaAACTAAAAGAACAGGTGGccatgcatgggccggcccaaataggtgtgctgcatctttttccaatgcccagagcgtaatataggaggtgcctacatgggccggcccagtccagagATTTTCCTGTTTAAAACGTTTTCTGTGACTTATAAGTGGCAATTGTGGGTAATTTTCATGAACTTTATGGGTAATGTTAATGATGGACGACAGAAGCACTAattgctttattaataggtaaagataggtaaaGATAACATGTTAAAATTGGAGTTGATGTTCAAAAGATATGGATatttttttttcgagaaaacgcagagATGTGCGTTTCTTTGTATTGAAAAGAGGGAAAGTCAGTCTCAGAGGAGACGGTTACAACAGATTACAAGTAGCTCAATGGACATCCCAGGATGGGGGATATTACCATAAAGCATTTGTTCATTTGCAAAAGATATGGATATTTCAAAAAAGCATTTGTTCTAGTTGGACATAAGGTCGATTAACCAAAATTTCAAGGGGTTTTCTTTTAAGTTCCGTCACTTAAAAGTGGGTAGCGGGTTAATTACCATAAAAGACATGGTGTTTTAtgtaaaaacacaaaaatacacTTTTTTATCACTTAAAAATGAACTACGAGTTAATTACCAGAGATTGTAGGGGGTTTCTgtagaaataaaaaaaatcattctGCCACTTAAAGTTGGACTGCAGTTTGATTATTCGAAACATCAAGGGGTTTTCTGTAAAAATGCATGACATCAGAAGCAGTAAtccctttattagtaggtatagatatagataatataatatcaaATGTACGTTGACTTTTTTCATATCTAATTTCTGATATTGTATCAACTTTAGATGTCGCTAGTGTGACTATGTACGTGGGCCAAGTTGGTCACAAGACCCGTCCTCACCGTTGTTGAtcacccgcgccgatctcgtcgccggcaccaccgtgatgagcctcttgttcttatctttaaAAAaactcttacttgtatgatttagatagttacttgtataattttcttatttGTAATATTGTTTGTTAATATATAGTGTCatagttttgatatccgtccccgtcggcTCTCGTCCGGTCTATGATTcatatgtggtatattatcttttataactatttgtttcatttagcgTTTATGATAATTATGCCaagcaacttgacatagatatttttatctaggaggtatgtgaaccggaaattccaactgaCCCTCTTATCGAGAGGTTAAATTAGTTGAAAAAGAGAACAATTTTTTGTACTGTTAATGTCACATTATTACTAACTTGAGGGTGGATAACATAAACGCTTCTTAGAACGGGAGCAATAAGTCTATGTTTCCACTGCTTGGCATGTCATCATTTTGACTTTCTTAAAGGTCATTATCAATTGTACTTACTAATATAACACCTTTCTCGACAGCAAGAATAATTGTATGCTTAACCTTTGCTATATGGGTGCATCAACAAGTTCTAAATGACTTGTCTTTCAGTGATCTTATCGAAATATTGTGTGGATTAGAAGGGATGCGTGCAAACCGAGCAAAAGAGACAACTATAATGAACTTTCTGCCCCCAAAAAGCTCAAGACCAGACATGGTTTGCCTGTGGCCAATCTTACTCAGTGAAGCACATTTTCAACTATCCAAAGGGTGATGgttatcaccaactttggttatcACCCACTGACATGTCCGGTTATTCCTGAGTCCACCTGCCAGCGTCAAGGATGGACCAACTGGACCACGCATGCATGTTCCGGATAAATAAGAATCAGAATAATCCTGAAACAATAAATTTTAAAATTCCAGGTTTCATTAGATTCAGTCAATGTTGTCTGGGTGTCAAACAATGTCTACTGTGTGTGACAGTGTTCTACGTTACGTAGAATGAAAGTCCAGTCTGTGTCTACTTCTGATGAGTACGGTGACATAGACTATGGATCCGGTCTGTGCCTATTTCTGATGAGTATGGTGACATGCTATGGTGGCTAATGCACTGCTATTACCAAGACTACAAGCTTATCACGTGAGGGCATGAACACTACTTTATTGACACGTTTGGATTATTTCCAAACTAGTAGTTTGAAAATGGGAACCAACACTAAGTCACTAACACGTTTCTTTCATAGGCAAGCTTGGATTTTCAAAATCACTATAAAGCGTGCAAACCTACATTGCCTATGTCATGTTGCCTTCCAAATGCACTTTATACGTAACATTGGGTAATTTATAATGAAATGAATTATGCACGCTTCACTTGCTCACCTAAAATTTAGATATATCGGTTGTGCTTCATTATCGGTAAACAAACGCGAAGGATGACAACCCTCTCCTCTTTGTAAATCCACACAGGATAAAACTGAATTAAGTAGCAATAGCATAGAGAAATAAAGAAGTTAGAGAGACTGCATTTGCTGGACAAGACTATTTTACAGATAGAATACACATCAACAATTTACCAGGCTTCAGAAAGAACTAACAAAACTATTGGAACTAATCCTATATAATTAAATAGGTTATCCCCACCAACATATTTCCCTCAACATACAAGCATGCCACCTCAACATGCAACCGTGTATAGGAAAAGCCCCATCTCAACATGCTACCATGCATGGAAAAAAGTCCACCACAACATGCAACCATGCATGGGTTATGCTACTTATATTCAATAAATATTTACAACTATACTATAATCAAATATAATAAATCATATGTGTTTTCAATTTTGATTCTCATATTATTAATTCAAATATTCGTCTCCCATAAAACCAAATCTCATTGAAATATATTGTAACCAATTCCCAGCAACGCATGGGGTATCATCTATTTGCTGCACAAGGCCAGACTTTCTTTCTTGCACAGAAATCGTCTcagtgcatatatatatatggtattGAATGGATTGTTACTTTGCTACTTGATGATATAATCCCAGGATGGTGGCTAGTATTTTCATATTTATTGATCCTTGTGTGTTAAACATACGAGAAGCTTCCAACACTAATTCTGTTTTGTTGTTTGTAAATGCCAGGGAACTGCTCCAAAATGTTTCCTGCTCTAAATTTGCTTCTCTTGCCTCATCTGCTCCTACTGGCAATGACTTCATATTCTCATGCACTTCCCTTCAGCAATGAGACTGATCTCGATGCCTTGCTAGTATTCAAGGCAGGTCTAAACCGCCAGTCAGATGCACTGGCCTCATGGAACACAACCACTGACTTGTGCAAGTGGCGTGGTATCATGTGCAGCCTCAAGCATAAGCGAAGGGTATTGGCACTGAATCTCTCCTCGGCTGGGCTTTTTGGGTACATCGCCCCTTCCCTCGGGAACCTGACGTACCTGAGAAGTTTAGACCTCAGCTACAATCTGCTACACGGCGAAATCCCACCGACGATTGGCCAGTTGATTCAAATGTCATATCTTGACTTGTCAAATAATTCACTCCAAGGTGAAATGCCTTGGGCCATTGGACAATTACCACGGTTAACTTACCTATATCTATCAAACAATTCACTTCAAGGGGAAATCACACGTGGCCTGCAGAACTGTACTCGCCTTATAAGTGTCAAACTTGACCTGAACAACCTCAATCGAGAAATACCTGATTGGCTTGGTGACCTGTCAAGGATTGAGACCATTTCAATAGGGAAGAACAGCTTCACTGGGATCATCCCACCATCACTTGGGAACCTCTCATCTCTGCGGAGATTATACCTCAATGAAAACCAGCTGAGTGGTCCAATCCCTGAGAGCCTTGGCAGGCTTGGTAAGCTTGAGGCTCTAGCACTGCAAGTAAACCACCTCtcaggaaatattccaacaacgcTATTCAACATTTCATCCCTCATCCTCGTTGGTCTTCAAATGAACCAACTGCATGGCACACTGCCCTCCAATTTGGGCAATGGCCTTCGACACATCAGATACCTTATCCTTGCTCTGAACCAATTCACAGGAAGAATTCCAGCTTCAATTGCAAATGCAACTACAATCCAATCCATGGACCTCTCTGGTAACAACATCACCGGAATCGTGCCTCCAGAGATTGGAAGGCTCTGCCCAAAATACCTGATGCTTAATGGAAACCAGCTGGAGGCAACCACTGTTCAAGACTGGGGGTTCATCACTTCCCTGACAAATTGCACAAGCCTTCGTTGGGTCACACTGCAAAACAACAAGTTTAGAGGCAGGTTTCCGCGCTCTATCGCCAACCTATCAGGGCAACTTGAAGCCCTAGACATCAGAAACAATGGAATATCGGGAAAGATACAAATTGGCATTGGCAGTTTTCCCAAACTATTCAAGCTAGGGCTATCTGGCAATCAGTTAACCGGCCCCATACCGGACAGCATAGGAAGACTGAACATGCTCCAGTTCTTGACACTAGAGAATAACCAGCTCTCCGGGATGATGCCGCCCTCGCTCGGGAACTTAACACAGTTGCAACATCTTTCAGTAGATAACAATATGTTGGAGGGACCTCTTCCGATGAGCATAGGAAATCTACAACGGCTTGTCAGCGCAACCTTTTCGAACAATGCGCTTTCAGGTCCATTACCCGGAGAGATCTTTAGCCTGTCATCCTTGTCATACGTTCTGGACTTGTCAAGGAATCATTTTAGTAGTTCCCTTCCATCCCAGGTTGGTGGTCTTACAGAGCTCACATACTTGTACATCCATGAGAACAACTTGTCTGAGCTGCTGCCAGACGCTCTCAGCAATTGCCAGAGCTTGATGGAGCTCCGTTTGGATGATAACTACTTCAACGGTATGATTCCTGTGTCCGTAAGTAGAATGCGAGGCTTGGCACTGCTGAATTTGACCAAAAATAGGCTCACAGGAGGAATCCCTCAAGAGTTAGGACTCATGAGTGGACTGAAAGAACTGTATCTTGGACAGAACAGTTTATCTGCACAGATCCCAGAGACCTTGGAAAGCATGATATCACTCCGCCGACTCGACATATCCTTCAACCTTCTTGATGGGCAAGTCCCAGCACATGGTGTGTTCACCAATTTGACTGGGTTCACTTTCTATGGGAATGGTAAGCTTTGTGGTGGCATTCAAGAGTTGCATTTGCCTTCATGTCCATCCAAAACAATTGGGGGTGTTCAAAGGATACCCCGAGTCATTCGAAATGCAGTGATCCCGAGTACTATAATCATCTTTGTGTGCTTTATAATGGGACTAGCTTTCTTCTCACTGAAAAATAAATTAAGAATGCCATCTGTAAGAGCAACTTTGGTAGCTCCTTCCTTGATGGGTGACATGCATCCTCGAGTTTCGTATTCCAACTTGTTCCAGGCAACAAATGGCTTCACAACTGACAATTTGGTTGGTACTGGACGATATGGATGTGTTTATAAGGGGAGGTTGATGCTCAAGAGGTCAGTAAGTACTGTGGCTGTGAAGGTTTTTGACCTTGAACAAGCTGGTTCCACGAAAAGTTTTGAGGCAGAGTGTAAGGCACTTGGCAAAATTCGCCACCGTAACTTGATTGGGGTTATAACTTGCTGCTCATGCTCTGACTTTAACCAGAAAGACTTCAAAGCCATTGTTCTCGATTTCATGCCTTATGGGGGTCTTGATAGGTGGTTACATCCAGACATATATTCATCAAATCCAGTCAAAATTCTAACATTAATGCAGAGACTGAGTATTGCTTCTGATGTTGCCGCCGCTCTAGACTATCTGCACAACAACTGCCAGCCAACAATAGTTCACTGCGACTTGAAGCCCAGCAATATTCTTCTTGGAGAGGATATGGTTGCTCATGTTGGGGACTTTGGCCTTGCAAAGATTCTCATAGACCCAGAAGGGGAGCAATTGATCCATTCAAAGAGTTCCGTAGTGGGAACAATTGGATATGTTGCTGCAGGTAACTAAATTTGATTTTATTATTGTTCTAGAAAATCAGGTTGTTTGCTAGGTATATTATTCATGGTGTTTCTGCACTGCAGAGTATGGTGAAGGTGGTCAAATATCTCTGAGTGGGGATGTGTATAGCTTCGGTATTGTGCTCCTTGAGATGTTTACAGGGAAGACACCTACACATGGTATGTTTACGGATGGATTGACCTTGCTCGAGTATGCAAAGATGGCATATCCAGCACAACTGATGGAGATTATTGATCCCCTTCTGCTATCAGTTGAGAAGACACGGCAAGATATTAATAGTTACATGTACTCTATCACAAGACTTGCCCTAGCATGTTGCAGGAAAAGACCAACTGACAGGCTGTCCATGAGAGATGTCATGTCTGAGATGAACAAGATAAGGGCTTGCTGTGCTGTAGAAATAACTACGAAATGTAGTTCTAC encodes:
- the LOC123433001 gene encoding probable LRR receptor-like serine/threonine-protein kinase At3g47570, coding for MFPALNLLLLPHLLLLAMTSYSHALPFSNETDLDALLVFKAGLNRQSDALASWNTTTDLCKWRGIMCSLKHKRRVLALNLSSAGLFGYIAPSLGNLTYLRSLDLSYNLLHGEIPPTIGQLIQMSYLDLSNNSLQGEMPWAIGQLPRLTYLYLSNNSLQGEITRGLQNCTRLISVKLDLNNLNREIPDWLGDLSRIETISIGKNSFTGIIPPSLGNLSSLRRLYLNENQLSGPIPESLGRLGKLEALALQVNHLSGNIPTTLFNISSLILVGLQMNQLHGTLPSNLGNGLRHIRYLILALNQFTGRIPASIANATTIQSMDLSGNNITGIVPPEIGRLCPKYLMLNGNQLEATTVQDWGFITSLTNCTSLRWVTLQNNKFRGRFPRSIANLSGQLEALDIRNNGISGKIQIGIGSFPKLFKLGLSGNQLTGPIPDSIGRLNMLQFLTLENNQLSGMMPPSLGNLTQLQHLSVDNNMLEGPLPMSIGNLQRLVSATFSNNALSGPLPGEIFSLSSLSYVLDLSRNHFSSSLPSQVGGLTELTYLYIHENNLSELLPDALSNCQSLMELRLDDNYFNGMIPVSVSRMRGLALLNLTKNRLTGGIPQELGLMSGLKELYLGQNSLSAQIPETLESMISLRRLDISFNLLDGQVPAHGVFTNLTGFTFYGNGKLCGGIQELHLPSCPSKTIGGVQRIPRVIRNAVIPSTIIIFVCFIMGLAFFSLKNKLRMPSVRATLVAPSLMGDMHPRVSYSNLFQATNGFTTDNLVGTGRYGCVYKGRLMLKRSVSTVAVKVFDLEQAGSTKSFEAECKALGKIRHRNLIGVITCCSCSDFNQKDFKAIVLDFMPYGGLDRWLHPDIYSSNPVKILTLMQRLSIASDVAAALDYLHNNCQPTIVHCDLKPSNILLGEDMVAHVGDFGLAKILIDPEGEQLIHSKSSVVGTIGYVAAEYGEGGQISLSGDVYSFGIVLLEMFTGKTPTHGMFTDGLTLLEYAKMAYPAQLMEIIDPLLLSVEKTRQDINSYMYSITRLALACCRKRPTDRLSMRDVMSEMNKIRACCAVEITTKCSST